In Patescibacteria group bacterium, a genomic segment contains:
- a CDS encoding BatD family protein: protein MKRLLSFTLLFALCLVSTVSASDIQFEVTVDRNKIALGEALQLSLAFHGTQSVSAPSIDKIEGFDSRYLGPSTMVSIVNGVVTSSITHIYTLIPLKTGTFTIGPFSAEVQGRTLTSKPITVEVVSAPSGGQPYPRQQIQEEPSTTKISQDELKDRIFLILSAGKRKAYLNEIMPLTIKLYVNRLGVRDIQFPVIETNDFSIEKFGQPKQYREEFGGVLYDVIEFATDMFAIKPGEFTLGPAKLNCNLVVRRQAQAHRKTFFDDDFFGGAFNDDIFNDFFGRYEAYPLELKSTELPITVLPLPPEGKPEGFDGALGNFQLNVEATPLEVKAGDPITLKMTIKGEGNFDSVKAPRLQSKDGFKVYDPQVKQNGNEKIFEQVIIPDSENITHIPQINFSFFNTKTGQYEVLTHEPIPITVLKADEAQTKLIELPQAQVKIAQKEELGRDIIYLKSSPGQFRKIGRYLYQSLGFWCLQILSFIIFLSILIFNLRQQRLMTDQRYARRLQAPTKAKKGIKEIDRLLREGKTEAFFDTLFKTVKEYLADRFHLPAGGITAITIEELAKEKGIAQETLDKIKKIFADCDMARYAPSQFGQKQLEDIFQSLKEVIDYLEKQKV, encoded by the coding sequence ATGAAAAGGTTATTATCTTTTACATTATTGTTTGCGCTATGTTTGGTTTCAACAGTCAGCGCCAGCGATATTCAATTTGAGGTAACCGTTGACCGCAATAAAATAGCATTGGGCGAGGCGCTTCAGCTAAGTCTTGCTTTTCACGGCACTCAGAGTGTTTCTGCTCCAAGCATAGATAAAATAGAAGGTTTTGATAGCCGCTACCTTGGGCCCTCAACCATGGTTTCCATAGTGAATGGCGTAGTTACTAGCTCAATAACCCATATTTATACTTTGATTCCTTTAAAAACAGGAACATTTACAATAGGGCCGTTTTCCGCAGAAGTGCAAGGCAGGACCCTAACCTCTAAGCCGATAACCGTAGAAGTAGTTTCTGCTCCTTCCGGAGGCCAACCTTATCCTCGCCAACAAATCCAAGAGGAGCCTTCTACCACAAAAATAAGCCAAGATGAGTTAAAGGATAGGATATTTTTAATTTTGAGCGCGGGCAAAAGAAAGGCATACTTAAATGAGATTATGCCTTTAACTATAAAACTTTATGTTAACCGCTTGGGCGTGCGGGATATACAGTTCCCGGTGATAGAAACAAATGATTTCTCCATTGAGAAATTTGGACAGCCTAAGCAATACCGTGAGGAGTTTGGTGGCGTGTTGTATGATGTGATTGAATTTGCCACTGATATGTTCGCCATAAAGCCAGGTGAATTTACCTTGGGTCCGGCAAAATTAAATTGTAATTTAGTGGTCCGCCGGCAGGCTCAAGCGCACCGGAAAACTTTTTTTGACGACGATTTCTTTGGGGGAGCATTTAATGATGATATTTTTAATGATTTCTTCGGAAGATATGAGGCATATCCTTTGGAATTAAAATCTACAGAACTTCCGATCACAGTATTACCTTTGCCTCCAGAGGGAAAGCCGGAAGGTTTTGATGGGGCGCTGGGAAATTTTCAATTAAATGTTGAGGCAACGCCTCTTGAGGTAAAAGCAGGAGATCCTATTACCTTGAAAATGACAATAAAGGGAGAGGGGAATTTTGATAGCGTTAAAGCCCCTCGGTTACAATCCAAAGATGGCTTTAAGGTTTATGACCCACAGGTTAAACAGAATGGGAACGAGAAAATTTTTGAACAGGTAATTATTCCGGATTCGGAAAACATAACTCACATCCCGCAGATAAATTTCAGTTTCTTTAATACAAAAACCGGACAATATGAAGTCTTAACGCATGAGCCTATTCCGATAACGGTATTGAAAGCCGATGAGGCTCAAACAAAATTAATAGAATTACCCCAAGCTCAAGTTAAGATCGCGCAAAAAGAAGAGCTGGGAAGGGATATAATTTACCTTAAAAGCTCACCTGGCCAATTCAGGAAAATCGGCCGTTATCTTTATCAAAGTTTAGGCTTTTGGTGTTTGCAGATCTTAAGTTTTATTATATTCTTGAGCATCCTCATTTTTAATCTCAGACAACAAAGGTTGATGACCGACCAACGTTATGCGCGCAGGTTGCAGGCTCCGACAAAAGCAAAAAAAGGAATAAAAGAAATCGACAGGTTATTGAGGGAAGGTAAAACAGAAGCATTTTTTGACACGCTGTTTAAAACGGTCAAAGAATACCTGGCTGATAGATTCCATTTGCCCGCAGGCGGCATAACCGCGATTACCATTGAAGAACTAGCCAAAGAAAAAGGCATTGCCCAAGAAACCTTGGATAAAATAAAGAAAATTTTTGCTGATTGTGATATGGCTAGATACGCGCCCAGCCAATTTGGTCAGAAACAATTAGAAGATATCTTT